The window CGAACTGTCTTTCAGCGAGAGGCGGGGAACACCCTgagccagactatcacagggctgacacacagagacagacatcacactcacattcacaccaacgggcaatttagagtcaccagttaacctaacctgcatgtctctggactgtgggaggaaccCACGCTGACACAGGGAGAACCTGCAAACTCCGCGCAGACGGGCCCCTGTCCCTCTTGCTCTGAGgcgacagtgctaaccactacaACGCCGTGCGGCAACTGCAATTAGCTctgcaaaaatatgaatgatCTCAAACAGATATTTTTAGAGAGgaacacttttgaaaaaaaaggtattatgTCCACATTACATGGCTGAAAGCTTTGGAAAAAGTGGACCTAGTGATAAGATTTCTGGTCAAACTGTTTCTGGGTCAAGAACGAACCTTAAGCCTTGAGTTTTAACTTGACAATGAGTTACTTTCGGTTAACTTGGTAACTATTTCAGGAAAGTCAACAAACTTCCCTTACAACATACCTGTGGGGATGTCTGTCTTCCCAGATGGATCATTCCCCATGAGCCACAGAAGTTTCCCTCCGTCTTTCTGGAACAGTTCCTACCAGCCGTCAGTCTCCTCCACACTGGGCAGCGCTCTGTCAGCTCCCCACACAGAGCTCCCCTTCCCTGGGGACCCGTATTCCTCCGCCTCCCTGCACAGCCACCTTCACCAACCGAGCCCCGAATCCTGGCACCCGacccatcaccaccaccatcaccaccaccatcctTACTCACTGGGGGGCGCTATAGGCAGCCAGGGTTCTGCATACTCACGTCCGGGAGTTCACGAGATGTATGGCACTGCATTCGACCCGCGTTACAGCTCTCTCCTGGTGCCATCAGTGAGGCCTCATCATCGACTGACATCTGGCAGCTCGGTACCAGGACCCAGCGCCTCACCCTGTGACCTGGGAGGGAAGGGGGAGTCAGGGACGAGTTCGGGCTGGAGTGGCGCCTTCACTGGAGCTGGAGCAGAGATTGGACTCAACATGGACACAGgtattgtcaattttttttttacatcaaacgTGGCCCTAAAgcagtaatactcaacttatggtccacgggccaaatctggccccgaCTACGGTGCTGGGTGGCCCTGTAGCCATTTATtagttcacaataaaaataaactgattcactctggaaattgtttttggacTCAAGTATACATTAGGTGCAAGAGTggcaccccctgacagaggtcatAGCCAAGACCCTAGTCTCCTCAAGTtcgagaaatgttctaaaatcctagaaatatccttaaaacctataaatgttctgaaatcctggatacgtcctaaaatccgagaaatgtccttaaattagATGTACTAAGATCCCGGGAACATGCTTAAATCCTATAAATTTTCTAAATTCTGAGGAAagtcttaaaatcatagaaacatccttaacATTTAATGCTACAGGGCCATCCTTCAAGCctttaaatgtgctaaaatcctataaatgtgctgaaatcctaaaaatgtggtaaaatccccaaaacatcctaaattcctagaaacctAGAAACGTagaaaaatcccagaaattttcGGGACGCACAGACGAGCATGTACACAGTACACAGAAATAACAATAGCAAAGCTGTGGAGAGACAAGTGATATCCATCATTTTTCAAAGTCATGACagtttggtcaaaaaaaaaatgcttggtTTATAGGTCATGGGTTTattcttgtcattttctttcatgaCTGTCTTTTCGCAACTTAGTACTTTATAGAGCTCCTTTtccacttgaaaaaaaaaacacccacgaACAAGGCTTTTGTATTTGATGGAAAAGaatacaatcggcattcacatcCAGCTCTGCAGTAGTTACGGGTATTTTTCGGCACCAGCTCTAAATGGCTCTGATAAACAGTTATAGAAATATGACCCTCAGGTGGACACAATAACTTCAGCCTCTTTGCGGGTGGCATATAATGGCAGACCTCCACAAAATACTGTGCGCTTCCATCAGAACAGCACCAGAACATTGTGTTAAATTTAATCAGCAcagtgtttgagagagagagagaattacaATGTGAAGAATCTAAAAGTAACTATCAGGCAATGAAACGGGGTTGGCTTTAAGTTTTTTCTGCTGATATAATTTGTAATTGCGCAGTTTAAGATGCAGGACAAAAATCTGTGATTTTGTGCATTTACAAGCACTGGTTCACTTGTGCCGGCAAGTATATAGAGTAATAAGaagtaaaaacaccaaaaagtgaCGAGCGAATGCACAACAAAGACAGTCTTCGACAGATGTGAAAATTACCAGTGACAAAAAAGGCTTTGTATCTTAACATTAAAGTTAAGATGACATCTGTCATCACTGATAACAGGAAGATTTagatgcattttcattttcccaTACTGACACACTGAAAATGTCTCTTTAGTTTGGGCAAAATTATACAGAGAACTAATGACTGTTGAAGTGTTAAAATAAGCAGCAACATTACAGACATTCAGTATGACCACGTGGCAAAGTAGCAACTTGAAAGCATGAAAACCAGattaaaatgaaatctttttCCCCCTGCCTCAGATCATCTTACTACAAGTGGCTTAAATCAACAAACTGACTGTCAATCAGCACTTTAACACCAGCTGTCAACTTCCTTTTCTGTTGCTGTCTTGCTTTCATCCCCTCTCTGCCTCGAGCAATTCCGACTGCTTTTATCAACAAGACATTTGcgcttttttttctaatcttctcttttcttttcttgcttttcttttcttccactgccctttctttccctcctttcctttctcCTCTTATAGGTCTGCAGGCACAGGATAAGAGCAAGGATTTGTATTGGTTTTAGAGACTGCTGAGACTCTCCCCCCCTACCCCGCTTCACTCCTACTTCAGCTGTAGCCTCTTTCCTTCactcctgctctgctctgttgcTCTGCTGCTGTTATGGGATGACTGACAGAGAAACTGAAAATCAGTCAGACGGCCGTTTTGTGCTGTAACTGCTTCTGGTCTACTTGCAGCTCGGTGTTACGGCGGACTGTGCAGCAGCAGCGCAGCCCTGCTGAGCTGAATGCCGGCAGTGTGGATACAAAACGAGCGTGGAAACAAAAGTGGACTCTCAGAGCGGACAGAGAATCTGATCTTGACGGATGTGGACAAAGACAAGAGTCTTTGTGCTTCTGTAACAGGCAGGGACAACATTCCTAAACTGGAAAAAGTCTggggacagacggacagagtcATATGTTGTTAAACTCCAAAGACAAGCGCTTGAAGGACTTGGCAGGACTTGCCTCACAGGGACAACTGGGCAACAGACACTGGGAGTGTTATGGCTGGAGGAAAGGCCGTGTTGTTGTTGAGGAGGCCGCACAGCGAGAATTTTCGCAGACTGTGAAGACAGGAGGAGTGCAAACACTTTGGTTTACATGGAGTATTGTTTCAatgtcaactgaaaaaaaaacagtcagtacTTTATGGCACTGTAAACATTAAACAATTTTGACTGATAAAAGATATTTAAGTAATGATTTCATAAAGTGTTTTAAGTAACAGCTGCAACAGACTTGTGTTCCAATTCCATACTTTGTATAAACTTGTCAGGTTTTGAGCCTAATAAATCAGGTTTACAtatcgtttaaaaaaaaactttattaaaaaatgtattaatgtgtACATACA is drawn from Plectropomus leopardus isolate mb chromosome 16, YSFRI_Pleo_2.0, whole genome shotgun sequence and contains these coding sequences:
- the vgll2a gene encoding transcription cofactor vestigial-like protein 2a, which encodes MSCLDVMYQVFGPQPYFSSYSPYHHQKLALYTKMQDPQDSGSRLGPPAIKEEDKELPPGAEYLSSRCVLFTYFQGDISTVVDEHFSRALSHTTVYPASSSHKAVRDGSFPMSHRSFPPSFWNSSYQPSVSSTLGSALSAPHTELPFPGDPYSSASLHSHLHQPSPESWHPTHHHHHHHHHPYSLGGAIGSQGSAYSRPGVHEMYGTAFDPRYSSLLVPSVRPHHRLTSGSSVPGPSASPCDLGGKGESGTSSGWSGAFTGAGAEIGLNMDTGLQAQDKSKDLYWF